The Streptomyces tubercidicus DNA segment CCCGCGCTGGTCACCGTCTTCCTCTTCCAGTTCGTCCACATCTGGAACAACTACTTCCTGCCGCTGGTGATGCTCTCGGACTCCGGCCTCTACCCGATCCAGCTGGGCCTGACCTCCTGGACCGGCTACGCCGACCGCCAACCGGTGCTCTACCAGTACACGGTGGGCGGCGCGTTCCTGTCCGTGGTGCCGCTGATGGTGCTGATGACGGTGCTCCAGCGGTACTGGCGTACGGGGCTGACGGAGGGCAGCGTCAAGGCGTGAGGGGCGTCGTGGCGGGGGTGTGGCTCGACCGGGTGTCGGTAGTCGGCCGGGCGGGATCGCTGACGAGGGCATGGCCGGCCCGCCGTCGGGGCGTGACACTATCGCTGTCATGACTACTCCTGACGCTTCCCGGTCCCCGAACGCCGCGACCCGTGCGAAGGCCGCCCTCCAGCGTGACCCCTGGGACCTCCCGGACGTCTCCGGACTGGTGGTCGGCGTCCTCGGTGGCACCGGCGACCAGGGCCGCGGCCTGGCCTACCGGCTGGCCAGGGCCGGCCAGAAGGTGATCATCGGCTCCCGGGCCGCCGAGCGCGCGCAGACCGCCGCCGACGAGCTCGGCCTGGGCATCGAGGGCGCGGAGAACGCCGAGTGCGCCCGGCGCAGCGACATCGTGATCGTCGCCGTGCCCTGGGACGGCCACGCCAAGACCCTGCAGGCGCTCCGCGACGAGCTGGACGGCAAGCTTGTCATCGACTGTGTCAACCCGCTCGGCTTCGACAAGAAGGGCGCCTACGCGCTCAAGCCGGAGGAGGGCAGTGCCGCCGAGCAGGCCGCGGCCCTGCTGCCCGGTGCCCGGGTCACCGCCGCTTTCCATCATCTGTCCGCGGTGCTGCTGCAGGACCCGGAGATCGAGCAGATCGACACCGATGTGATGGTGCTGGGCGAGTCCCGCGCCGACACCGATGTCGTACAGGCGCTGGCCGCCCGTATTCCCGGTATGCGCGGCGTCTTCGCCGGGCGGCTGCGCAATGCCCACCAGGTCGAGTCGCTCGTCGCCAACCTGATCTCGGTCAACCGCCGCTACAAGGCGCATGCGGGGCTGCGGGTTACGGACGTCTGAGGCCCTGGGCGGAGGCTGAGGCGGGCGGGGAGAGGGCTCGGGCGGCGGGCTTCCTCGTAGCCCTGGGCTCACATCGGGCTCGGCTCCTCCCCCCACCCCCGAACCCACCCCCGCCCCCTCCCCCGAAGGGGGAGGAGGGGGAGGGGGCGGGGGAAGCGCGGGCATGGGGGACACTGGGGAGGTCCGACCACTCCCGACAGGAGCCGCCCCCATGTCCCTCTTGCCCCCGCCCGGCCCGGCCCGGCGCCTCGCCCTGATGGCCCTCGTCGTGTGCGTCCTCTCCGTCGCCGCGGCCGTTGTCGCCTTCGTGGAGGGCAGCTTCGTCGGCGTCGTCTGGATCCTGATGGCGGGCATCTCCAGCAACATGGCGTGGTTCTACGTGCGCAAGGCGAAGACGCAGCGGGCCGGGGCGGCGGGCTGACGCCGCCGGGCTGTCGGGACTGACGCCGCCGAGCTGTCGGGACCGACGCCGCCGAGCTGTCGGGACCGACGCCGCCGAGCCGTCGGGACTGACACCGGGCCGTCAGATCAGAGGGGCCGCCCCTTCGAATCAGAGGGGCCGCCCCTTCGGATCAGAGGGGCCGCCCCCTCAGAACACCCCACCCACCCGCGGCAGCTGCGGCTCGCCCTGCCAGAAGCGGAAGTATTCCTGCCCGAGGCCGGTCTCCAGCCCGGAGACGCCCAGACCGCGCAGGATCGCATCGACCGCGTCGAAGAACACCTGGTTGATCTCCGGAACCCACAGGACGGCGAAGACCGCCAGCAGGCCGAACGGCGCGAACGGTTCCACCTGCCGCCGCAGCTTCCGCGACAGCCACGGTTCGAGCACGCCGTAGCCGTCCAGGCCCGGCACCGGCAGGAAGTTCAGGATCGCCGCGGTCACCTGGAGCAGAGCCAGGAAGGCCAGCGCGTAGCGGAATGTGGCCGGTACGCCCGACAGGCCGTGCAGCCAGAACGGTGCCGTGCACACCGCCGCGAACAGGATGTTCGTCAGCGGTCCGGCCGCCGAGATCAGGCTGTGCCGCCAGCGCCCCCGGATCCGGCCGCGCTCGATGAACACCGCACCGCCCGGCAGTCCGATCCCACCCATGATCACGAAGATCACCGGCAGCACGATGCTCAGCAGCGCATGGGTGTACTTCAGCGGGTTCAGGGTCAGATAGCCCTTCGCCTCCACCGAGATATCGCCGCTGTGCAGCGCGGTACGGGCATGGGCGTACTCGTGCAGACACAGCGAGACGACCCAGCCGGACACCACGAAGAAGAACACCGCGACGCCCGTGTACCCCGCGAGCGCCCCGCTCCACACGGCCCATCCCGACACCGCCATGACGGCGGCGATCGCGAGGAAGACCGGGCTGACGCGACGGTCGGCGCGCCGGATTGCTGTGGTCATGGTGCGGGCTCCCGGGGTCGGTGAGGGGCAGCCATGACCGTAACCGCGTCAGGGTGCGCGGCGCACGGCCCCCGCGGAACCGTTCCGTCCGCGGCCCCTCCTCCCGGTCCCCGTGCCCCGAAATCGAAACGCGATACCTTCCGGCCGCCGCCTTCCACGACAATGGCCCGGTGCATTACGGAATCCTCGGCACCACCCAGGCCGGACGGGCCGACGGCACCCCCGTCGCCCTCGGTGGCGCACGCCTGCGTGCGCTGCTCGCCGCCCTCGCGCTGCGACCCGGCCGGGCACTGTCCCCGGAGCTGCTGATCGGCGACATATGGGGCGCGGACCCGCCCGCCGACGCGGCCGGTGCGCTCCAGGCACTGGTCGGCCGGCTGCGCCGCGCCCTGGGGCGCGCGGAGATCGCCTCGGTGGACGGCGGCTACCGGCTGTGCGCCGGGCCCGACGCCGTCGATCTGCACCGCTTCGAACGTCTCGCGGCGGAGGGCGGCCGGGCGCTGGCCGAAGCGGATCCGGCCCGAGCGGCCGCCCTGCTCGATGACGCGCTGGCGCTCTGGCGCGGTCCGGTCCTCGCCGACCTCCCGGACGCGGGTGTCGAGGTGGCGCGTGCCGAGCGCCGCAGGCTGGACGCCCAGTGCAGCCGCCTCGCCGCCGATCTCGCCCTCGGGCGGGCCGCCCAGGCGCTGCCCACCCTCCTCGCGCTGTGCGAGGAGCACCCCCTCGACGAGCCCCTCCAGGCCCTGCGGCTGCACGCCCTGCGCGCCGCCGGTCGTACGGCGGAGGCGCTGGCGGCCTACGAGGAGATACGCATCGGCCTCGCCGACCGCCTCGGCGCCGACCCGGGCCCGGAACTGCGCACCCTCCACGCGGAGTTGCTACGACCCCAGCCGGCGAACCCGCCCCCGGCCCCGGCCCCTGGCGTCCCGGCCACCGCTCTTGCTCCCGCCCCCGCCCCGAACGGCGCCGAACCCGAACCCCCGGCGGCTTCCCCGCCCGCAGCCCCCGCCCCCTTCGCAGCCGCCCCCCGCACCCGCCCCGGCAACCTCCGTGCGCGGCTCACTTCCTTCGTCGGGCGGGACGCCGATCTGGCGGCGATCCGTGCCGATCTGGCCGCGCACCGGCTGGTGACGCTGCTGGGGCCCGGCGGCGCCGGGAAGACCCGGCTGTCGCAGGAGGGGGCCGAGACCGCCGCGGCCGCCTCGCCGGATGCCTGGCCGCACGGCGTATGGCTGGCCGAGCTGGCGCCGGTGGACGATCCGCAGACCGTGCCCGAGGCGGTGCTGACCGCGCTCGGCGCCCGCGAGACCGTCGTCCGCGGCACCACCGCGGACGGGCTGCGCGCCGCCGCCGACCCCACGGCCCTGGACCCGCTCGCCCGGCTCGCCGAGCACTGCGCGGGCCGCCGGATGCTGCTCGTCCTGGACAACTGCGAGCATGTGATCGGCGCCGCCGCCGAGCTCGCCGAACGGCTGCTGGCCGACTGCCCCGGGGTGACGGTGCTGGCCACCAGCCGGGAGCCGCTGGCCGTGCCGGGCGAGGTGCTGCGGCCGGTCGAGCCGCTGCCCGACCCGGTCGCGCTGCGGCTGCTCGCCGACCGCGGGGCCGCCGCCCGCCCCGGCTTCCGCGTCGAGGACGACCCGGCGGCCTGTACCGAGATCTGCCGTCGGCTGGACGGGCTGCCGCTCGCCATCGAACTCGCCGCCGCCCGGCTGCGGTTGCTCTCCCCGCGGCAGCTGGCCGACCGCCTGGACGACCGGTTCCGGCTGCTGACCAGTGGGAGCCGGACCCTGCTGCCGCGCCAGCAGACGCTGCGCGCCGTCGTGGACTGGTCCTGGGAGCTGACCGATGAGCCCGAACGGGCCGTGCTGCGGCGGCTGTCCGTCTTCGCCGGCGGGTGTGATCTGGCCGCCGCGGAAGAGGTGTGCGCGGGCGACGGGGTCGACGGGCGCGAGGTGGCCGCGCTGCTCGGCTCGCTGATCGACAAGTCGCTGGTGGTGGCGGCACCGGCCAATGAGGGGTGTGGGGCCGGCGGTTCGGCCGGTACGGGCGGGCAGATGCGCTACCGGCTGCTGGAGACCGTGGGGGAGTACGCCGGTGAGCGGCTGGACGAGGCGGGCGAGCGCGCCGGTGCCGAGCGCCGCCATCTCGTCGCCTACCGCGAACTGGCCCGTACCACCGACCCGTTGCTGCGCGGGCCGGGCCAGCGCGCCGGTATGGAGCGGCTGGAGCTGGAGCACGACAATCTGCGGACCGCGCTGCGCCGCGCCCTCGCCGCGCGGGACGAGCACGAGGCGCTGTGCCTGGTGCTGTCCCTCCAGTGGTTCTGGTCGCTGCGGGACCACCGCAGCGACGCCCGGCACTGGGCGACCGCGGCCGCCGCACTCGGCCCCAACCCCTTTGCCGCACCCGTCGAACCCGCCCCCGACCTGCACGAACGCCCTATCGACAGCCCGCCTCCGATGGCTCCCGAGCTGCTGCTGGAGGCCCGCCGCGAGGTCCGGCTGGTCGTGCTCTCCAGTATGGACAGCGATATCGAGGCGCTGCACGATCCGGTGATGAAGGAGCAGCTGGCGGGGATGCTCACTGCCTACCGCTCCGGTATGCCGCAGACCTGCCGGGTGCCCGGGGTGATATGGCACTACGCGGTGCTGATGAGCGGCCGGTTCGAGAAGCTGGCGGAGCTGGTCGACGCCGCGGTGCGCGCCTGCCGGGACCTCGGTTACGACTGGGAGCTGGCCTACGTCCTGCAACTGCGCTCCAAGTTCTTCAACGACCACCCCGGTCAGCTGGCGCAGGCGGCCCGCGACGCGGACGAGGCGCTGCGGCTGTTCCGCCGGATCGGCGATACCTGGGGCGCGGCCGAGGCGCTGTCGGGGCGCGGCGAGAACCACGAGAGGCGCGGTGCGTACGAGGCGGCGGCGGCCGACTACCGGGCGGCGATGGGGCACGCCGAGGACCTGGGGGCGCACGGCCAGATCCTGCTGCTGCGCTGCCGGCTGGGCGCGGTGCTGATCGAGGGCGGGCAGGCGGAGACCGGTGAGCGGATGGTGCGCGGGGTGCTGGCCGACGTGGCGAAGGGCAACAGCGGCCGGGACACCGAGCCGTTCGCACGGCTGACCCTCGCCGGGCACCTGACGGCCACCGGCCGGCTCCAGGAGGCGCGGACGGAACTGCAGCGGGTCCAGGAGGTCTTCAGCCCGCGCGCCCCGGACGTCTTCGACGGGCTGGTTCAGGCGTCGCTGATCGCGCTGGATCTGGACGAGGGGCAGCGCGAGGGACTGCTCACGCGGTTCCGGCAGGCGCTGGCGCTGATGCAGGGCGCCATGGCGCAGATGGTCGCGCCGGACCTTCCGGTGGTGCAACTCCTCACCGGTGCACGGGTGTTGATCGTGGAGTGCGGTGCGCCGGCGGGCCGGGACGCGGCGCGGCTGGTGGGTGCGTACGACGCACTGCGGCCCGACGGCCAGGTGCCGCCGCAGCTCGTCCGCATGAGCCGGGCCCGTGCCGAGGAGGCGGCGCGGGCGCTGCTGGGCGATACGGCGTATGCCCGTGCACACGCCGAGGGCGGCGGCCTCTCGCTCGGAGAGGCCACCGCCCTCATCTGACGCGAGCCGGGCGAAAGGCCGTCCCGCGGGGAGGCCCCCCGCGGGACGCGCGTCAGGTCTTCTTGCGGAACTTCGACACCGCCAGCGGCATCGCGACGGCCGTGATGGCGACCGCCCAGCCGAGCGTGATCAGCGTCGGGTGCGCCACCGCGCCCTGGCCGTTCATCAGCGCACGGGCCGCGTCCGCCAGCGTCGAGACCGGATTGACCTCGGTGAAACTCTGCAGCCAGCCGGGCATCGACGTCGGCGGAGCGTAGATCGACGAGCCGAACTGCAGCGGCATCATCACGATCATCGCCATGCCCTGGACCGCTTGCGGGGTCTTCACAGCGAGCCCCAGCAGGATGAAGATCCACATCAGGGCCGCGCCGAAGGCCGTGCAGAGCGCGATGGCAGCGGCGAACTCCAGCATGCTGCCCCGGATCTCCAGGCCCATCAGGAAGCCCATGCCGAGCAGGATCGCGATGGCGATCAGCATCCGTCCGAGCTCGACGACGATCTTGGCTATCAGGACCGAGGACCGGGCGATGGGCATCGTCCGGAAGCGGTCCATCACGCCCTTGCGGAAGTCCTCGTTGACGCCGGTGCCCACCGCCATGGCGATGTTCATGCCCATCATCGCCATCATGCCGGGCACCAGGTGCTGGATGTACCCCTGCTGATTGCCCTTGCCGGCGATGGCCCCGCCGAAGACATAGGTGAACAGCAGGATGAAGACGATCGGCATCAGCAGGACATCGAACATCGACTCCGGGTCCTGCTTGATCTGCAGGGCGTTACGGCGTGCCAGGGCGCCGATGTGCCGCAGGTTGGCGCGCAGTCCGATCCGGCCCTCATCGGCGCCGGGCTTGGTGACCGGTGCCGTCATCGTCGCGGCACTCATGCCGATACCTCCGTGTACCGCTGGTCCATGTCGTCCTCGGTGGTGTCGGCGCCGGAGGTCTTCTGGCCGGTGATGGCCAGGAACACCTCGTCCAGGCTGGGCAGATGGGTGCTGATCCCGGCGAGTGCGAAGCCCTGGCCGCCGAGCAGACCGACCACCTCGGTCAGCTGCTCGTCGCTGATGATCGGTACGTTGACCACACCCCCGTCAGGGTCAGCGGTGGCCCCCGCGATGCCGTCCAGTCCGGCCTGTTCGATGGCGGCCGCCATCCGGCCCAGCTCACCGGAGTCCGACGGCCGTATCTGTAGCGTCCGCCCGCCGACCTTGGCCTTCAGCTCGTCGACCCGGCCCTCGGCGATCACCTGGCCGCGGTCGATCACGGTCAGCTCGTTCGCCAACTGCTCGGCCTCTTCCATGTACTGGGTCGTCAGCAGCACCGTCGCGCCGTCCCGCACCATCCGCTGGACCTCCTCCCACACCTCGTTACGGGTACGGGGGTCCAGGCCGGTGGTCGGCTCGTCCAGGAACAGCACCGACGGCTGCCCGATCATCGAGGCGGCCAGATCGAGCCGCCGGCGCATCCCGCCGGAGTACTTGGCGGCGGGCCGCTTGGCCGCCTCGGTCAACGAGAACCGTTCCAGCATCTCGTCCGCACGCCGCCGGGCGTCCTTACGGGACAGATCGAGCAGCCGCCCGATCATGTAGAGGTTCTCCCGGCCGGAGAGCTTCTCGTCGACCGAGGCGTACTGCCCGGTCAGCCCGATCGTCCGGCGCAGCGCGCGGGGCTGCCGCACCACATCGAAGCCGGCCACCACGGCCCGG contains these protein-coding regions:
- the npdG gene encoding NADPH-dependent F420 reductase, whose amino-acid sequence is MTTPDASRSPNAATRAKAALQRDPWDLPDVSGLVVGVLGGTGDQGRGLAYRLARAGQKVIIGSRAAERAQTAADELGLGIEGAENAECARRSDIVIVAVPWDGHAKTLQALRDELDGKLVIDCVNPLGFDKKGAYALKPEEGSAAEQAAALLPGARVTAAFHHLSAVLLQDPEIEQIDTDVMVLGESRADTDVVQALAARIPGMRGVFAGRLRNAHQVESLVANLISVNRRYKAHAGLRVTDV
- a CDS encoding site-2 protease family protein, whose protein sequence is MTTAIRRADRRVSPVFLAIAAVMAVSGWAVWSGALAGYTGVAVFFFVVSGWVVSLCLHEYAHARTALHSGDISVEAKGYLTLNPLKYTHALLSIVLPVIFVIMGGIGLPGGAVFIERGRIRGRWRHSLISAAGPLTNILFAAVCTAPFWLHGLSGVPATFRYALAFLALLQVTAAILNFLPVPGLDGYGVLEPWLSRKLRRQVEPFAPFGLLAVFAVLWVPEINQVFFDAVDAILRGLGVSGLETGLGQEYFRFWQGEPQLPRVGGVF
- a CDS encoding AfsR/SARP family transcriptional regulator: MHYGILGTTQAGRADGTPVALGGARLRALLAALALRPGRALSPELLIGDIWGADPPADAAGALQALVGRLRRALGRAEIASVDGGYRLCAGPDAVDLHRFERLAAEGGRALAEADPARAAALLDDALALWRGPVLADLPDAGVEVARAERRRLDAQCSRLAADLALGRAAQALPTLLALCEEHPLDEPLQALRLHALRAAGRTAEALAAYEEIRIGLADRLGADPGPELRTLHAELLRPQPANPPPAPAPGVPATALAPAPAPNGAEPEPPAASPPAAPAPFAAAPRTRPGNLRARLTSFVGRDADLAAIRADLAAHRLVTLLGPGGAGKTRLSQEGAETAAAASPDAWPHGVWLAELAPVDDPQTVPEAVLTALGARETVVRGTTADGLRAAADPTALDPLARLAEHCAGRRMLLVLDNCEHVIGAAAELAERLLADCPGVTVLATSREPLAVPGEVLRPVEPLPDPVALRLLADRGAAARPGFRVEDDPAACTEICRRLDGLPLAIELAAARLRLLSPRQLADRLDDRFRLLTSGSRTLLPRQQTLRAVVDWSWELTDEPERAVLRRLSVFAGGCDLAAAEEVCAGDGVDGREVAALLGSLIDKSLVVAAPANEGCGAGGSAGTGGQMRYRLLETVGEYAGERLDEAGERAGAERRHLVAYRELARTTDPLLRGPGQRAGMERLELEHDNLRTALRRALAARDEHEALCLVLSLQWFWSLRDHRSDARHWATAAAALGPNPFAAPVEPAPDLHERPIDSPPPMAPELLLEARREVRLVVLSSMDSDIEALHDPVMKEQLAGMLTAYRSGMPQTCRVPGVIWHYAVLMSGRFEKLAELVDAAVRACRDLGYDWELAYVLQLRSKFFNDHPGQLAQAARDADEALRLFRRIGDTWGAAEALSGRGENHERRGAYEAAAADYRAAMGHAEDLGAHGQILLLRCRLGAVLIEGGQAETGERMVRGVLADVAKGNSGRDTEPFARLTLAGHLTATGRLQEARTELQRVQEVFSPRAPDVFDGLVQASLIALDLDEGQREGLLTRFRQALALMQGAMAQMVAPDLPVVQLLTGARVLIVECGAPAGRDAARLVGAYDALRPDGQVPPQLVRMSRARAEEAARALLGDTAYARAHAEGGGLSLGEATALI
- a CDS encoding ABC transporter permease, with the protein product MSAATMTAPVTKPGADEGRIGLRANLRHIGALARRNALQIKQDPESMFDVLLMPIVFILLFTYVFGGAIAGKGNQQGYIQHLVPGMMAMMGMNIAMAVGTGVNEDFRKGVMDRFRTMPIARSSVLIAKIVVELGRMLIAIAILLGMGFLMGLEIRGSMLEFAAAIALCTAFGAALMWIFILLGLAVKTPQAVQGMAMIVMMPLQFGSSIYAPPTSMPGWLQSFTEVNPVSTLADAARALMNGQGAVAHPTLITLGWAVAITAVAMPLAVSKFRKKT
- a CDS encoding ATP-binding cassette domain-containing protein — encoded protein: MTRQKISARGGNAVEVRGLVKHFGAVKAVDGVDLDVQEGTVLGVLGPNGAGKTTLVRCLSTLLVPDAGRAVVAGFDVVRQPRALRRTIGLTGQYASVDEKLSGRENLYMIGRLLDLSRKDARRRADEMLERFSLTEAAKRPAAKYSGGMRRRLDLAASMIGQPSVLFLDEPTTGLDPRTRNEVWEEVQRMVRDGATVLLTTQYMEEAEQLANELTVIDRGQVIAEGRVDELKAKVGGRTLQIRPSDSGELGRMAAAIEQAGLDGIAGATADPDGGVVNVPIISDEQLTEVVGLLGGQGFALAGISTHLPSLDEVFLAITGQKTSGADTTEDDMDQRYTEVSA